tttttattatcggaaaaaaataaacaaaaatcaaGAAACCTAATACCAGTTCTAAACTCTTAGCGAGAGTCTAAGAAAACCAAGAAGCGGAGAGCAATAAGTCGCGTTAAGAATCAAAAAACCAAGAAACGGAAAAACAAGAACTCGCATCGCCAAACAATACGCATGCATCGCTAAATTCCTCATCAGCCTAGACTTCAGACCAAATTAAGGCCTCGAAAAGGGAAGCGAACCAAGAAAAGATCAATCGCAGATCGCCTTGCGAAAGGGAAGAAATTATTAGCGACGGAAGACCTTCCCTCGCCCCTTCCactcctttttctcttcctccGTACTTTGGCTCTCCGAATCGGGTCGGGTAGCTTAATAAATGATCGCTCCGCCTGGGCTCACCCGTTTCAAGAACCCATACCGCAATTCGGGTCAAGTACAAAATAACCGAATCCAgcattttttccttttaatgcgTCTGATAAAAGCAAATGAAAAAGAGATGGTCCAAAGGTCTAAATGAAGGCTTGcaacaaaaaatccaaataaagaagaaaaaaaaggggcaaAAGAATGAATggcagaggaaaaaaaaaagaagaaaggaagtcaTGGAGGACAGGACTAGCTTGCTATTTAGATGGGTCTATCTTGGATGAAGGCACGAGAGATGGCACGAATTTTGTTATTCGGGATCCAGACTCCTGGATTGTGGCCGCTGGGGACAGTTAGTTATTCGACATCTCGGTTTCCGGTACGGAGTTGAGAGCCGCGTGGGCAGCCTTCGTTATGCCCGGCGCGGCTTACGAACCAGCTCTATTATTCTAGATGGGGACTCGACCACAGTTATTAGTTAGATTCAGGAGGGTCCTAGGGGTGACGGCAGTGACCACCCACTGCTCCATGACATTTGGGCTATAGCGAGGGGAGGCCTTTCAGACCAAGCATACCTTCCAAGAAGCCAAtggggctgcggattgggtagctACTTATATGGCCAGTCACTCCGGAGGTACCCTATGGGCTGGAGATGGTGAGATACCCCGAGCATTTCGgagcattttgttttttttattgggTGCATTCATACTCGTTAGTATGATCCACCCActccagcaaaaaaaaaaaaaagattttctttAGTTAGGAAGAGCGAGAGTTAGTTTATCAATCATCCGTAGAATCAGGTGCAAGTATGAGATGGTAGGCTAGGCAAAGGTCCTATGCATAGAAAGGTTTGGATGATTGGCCAAAAATAGACCAAAGAGAAATATAGAGAGCTTAAGTTTAGAAGCTTAAGTCCAGGATAATAAATCCATATAGCACTTCTTTTATTAGTTAATGAAGGACTATGACAATTTTTTCCACCTCATCTTGTGATATCCTCGTCATGATTAGCTTCTACTCGAGAGAGGAGGCCCATCAATGGCATGGATCCTACTAGGTCCTCCTCATAAGACTGATAAAGGTAGTGACGTATAATTggcctaactttgatactatTTGTTAAGAATTCACAGTCCAAAATCTTAAGATGTTGAGAGAAGGATCGAATTAGGTTAATACATGCATATGACACCCATTTTATTAGTCAATTTGAAACTATTGCACATGGTAACCAGGAAAAAAAACATGATTTAGGGGTGAGAGGTATTAATGTAATAATACTTAGGGGGAAGCCATAATTGTCAGGGGTGTGGAATCGAGGCCCCTATCTAACTGCAATATTTATTAACCTAAATTGTTACCCATATAAGTGagtctcctttcttttttttctcttgtctGATGTGGGACAAAAGGAGAGGTATGAATTTTAATGTTAGAAGCCTCTCTTCGACATTCAAttgatcaaaaataaaatttcatccCCTCCAACCAGTTCTTGAACATCTAAGCCAGCAGCTGGGGCTAGAACAAGGAAGTTTGACAGGTTTGACTCTCCCCCTTCGTTAAATCGATAGAAAAAacctaaaaataataatatataataaataaaaaatataatatattctaaTATTATGATTTTCAATGTTATCTATAGAAACTATCCATCATCTATCCAAGTGCATCTACCTTTAGGTTGCAGCGACATGGCTCAAGACCTTCTAATTTATAATTGATATGGTCCAATTGTGCATTTATTCAAAGTTGCTTGCTGGTCATATAACAAGACAAAGATTGCATTGAAAAATAAGAATCCAAGATTATACCGACTCAACTAGTTGTTGAGATTGGCATGCATGGCCATGATAATTATGGCTCCCAGTGGTGATTTTCATAGTTCAAAAAGCATTTTCCCAACAAAATGTACAGGCACAAACCTTATCAAAAGCATGACTAACACCGGACTGGATAAGAATCGGATAGTAAtatattcatattcatatttattttatttgatgaatACAGATATGAATATAGATTCTAGTCGAATGCAAAATTCACATCCTTATTTGTTAAACGGATACAATTATAAATCAAATAGTGGAAGCATGGATATAATATGGATATAAGTTGGATAATTAAACTTCATAACCATAAAATCAAAGATGTTATTAAGTGgagataaatcaagttaatagtatATTAATATGATCATTTACTTTCTTAAAAGTTTATGAAtgttatagaaaattaaatagAATTATAACCGAACAGTtgtctatccatatccatatttatttttttatgggtATGGATAAGATTATAAATATTAGTCAAATACTCaaatttttatctatatttGAATAAAATCGGATGAAACATGGATGCAAACATATGTTATCCGGTCTATTTTCATCCTTAATCAAAAACGTACGTTATGAAACATGCTAATATATCCCCGAAACAAATCCATAGGACTATCTCTCATGGGGATGTGATCAGCTAATAAGGCCAAAACCAGGCAACATGAGAATCTCGCCCCTTCAATTTTGGCATTCATACCTACAATATTATTAATTAGTTTTCGTAATTAGTTACTACGTATTAGTCATGCCCAACATCATTTGGATGGAGAAAGATATATTTTTCAAGAACCACAtgcgccaaaaaaaaaaaaaaaaagaagttggcCATGAGAGCCAGAGAAAGAATATGTTATGCTATACGCACCTCTCGGTGAGAACTTAGAAGCAGTGCACCGATGCTTCCATCCAACCACCCAAGCCGGCAGCCTGCCTCTCGTTCCGACAAACAACGAAATAAACATCCAACCGAAGTACGGGCTTTTTGAAAGAGAAAGCACAATGGGTGGCTATGGAGAGAACGCCGGTCCAAATCAATAAGGCCAGGGCAAGATGCTCTTTTTGAGAGGCTGGAGGGAGGTGACTCTAAAAGGAGGCGATTCTAACTCCGGCGCCCCTAGTTGATTTCACCGTCCTATATATTTTAGAGTGCAGGGCTGCCATCAGCCGAGCCCTGTGTGCGTCTTTCCCTCTAGctctttgtttgtttgtttggtgTGGGCAAGAGCCAGGATGGAGATGGAGATGGAGATGAGCCTCGGAGGAGGCATGGAGTCAGGGGCAGCGTATCTCTTCACGTTGGTGGCTTTGGTTGTGGGGTTCTTGGTGTACTTCTATGCTCCCTACTGGGGGGTGAGGAAGGTGCCCGGACCTCCCACCACCCTCTTGGTTGGGCACCTTCCCTTGCTCGCCAAGCATGGACCAGATGTGTTCAGTATCCTCGCCAAGACTTATGGTCCCATCTACAGGTATATGatgctctccctccctccttcactccctcctcctctctatATCTGCCTTTGTTTGCGTTTGTGTTATGGTCTTCCTCTCTTGGAAATTGGATCATTTATTtttgagggagaagaaaaaaggaggaaCTATTGTACACTTTTGTATCCTTTCCTTTCTTTAGCCTGTGAGCAAGTCTGGAATGAGTGATAAACAAGGGGTTTATTTCAGTCTTTCACTTATAATTCGAATAACCACTTTAACCCAGATAAAGTGCACTATTTCTGATGGAGGCCAAAGAGCTATACTCGACTTATTGGATGAGCACCAGTCCTCTCAAGTCTCAATTCCTCTAAATTTTCGAAAAAGAAATTCTCTACAATAACTTGAGTTTCCATATGTCCAACCAAACaaaattttagatttatttTAAGAATAACAACAAGAGGAATAGATGTAAGTATCCAGGTTTTGCCTAGCTTTTTAACGTGAAAAGCCAACAAGACTTGGGTCTGCTGGTTTGAAGGTGGCATCCGGACCATATTTATCCCAAAAAGAAATTGGTCAGCTGAACAAGCAGTCTTCTACTAACGGGCCAAAATTCAAGTAGGATTTAACACTGTACTTGACCGGTCGTGAAGGCAAGAATCTAATTCAATGACAGCCCATTTGGGCGCAAAAGAGTCCATTTTGCTCCTAGTTTTTGCTATTACTCTTGATTTCCTCGAATTCTCTTGGACTTTGTGGTGGTTTTCTGGAGTGTATTCCTTTCTACTCACCACTTGTgagtccttttctttttctccttttttttttttttcaattcttGCTCTGTTTTTGTAGGGTATGTTAATTAATATGCTATCTGACGTctagcctctttttttttctctaacttTTCTTCAGAACTTTCTTAAACTTactgaaaattttgaatttaggtTCCACATGGGTAGGCAGCCTTTGATAATAGTCGCGGACGCAGAACTGTGCAAAGAGGTCGGGATTAAGAAGTTCAAGAGCTTCTCCAACCGAAGCCTGCCTTCTCCCATATCTGGATCTCCTCTCCACCAAAAAGGCCTTTTCTTCACAAGGTAGCCCACCTTCCAGAGACTATTCGCACAGGATAGGAATAGGAGTAGCTCTTTTTATGGGAATAGTTATGTCACAAATTTttccagattttttttcttggctCAAACTTGAGGAGTGGCTCAAGTCCGAGGCTGTTGTTGAccataagaaagaaaaagctaGATTGAAAAGAGGGCTTATTCTAGTAATACAGTTATACCAGTTCGCCCTTAAATTAGTTCGTTTCAGTAATAAACAAGTTTGACCGGAATAATTATTCCTTCTTTATTCCTGTTGTTTTAAATCCATTTGGCGGGAATAGAACTTTTCTCCGAACCTTATTCCTGCTTTATTCCCGGTCCAAACATAACCACAGTTCTCAAGCTTGCCAGCCAATGAACAAGAATTCATTTTTGTCTGCAGGGATTCAAGGTGGTCAGCTATGAAAAACACCATAATCTCCATGTACCAACCTTCCCACTTAGCTAGCCTCATCCCCACTATGCAATCCTACATAGAGTCTGCAACTCGAAACCTCTCCAAAGCagtagaagcagaagaagacatCACTTTCTCCGATCTCTCCCTCGAACTTGCCACCGACGTCATCGGCCAGGCAGCGTTCGGTGTCGACTTCGGCCTTTCCAAAGAAGGCTCCCCTGGTAAACCTAACAGAGATGATGAAGTCTCAGCCTTCATCAAAGAGCACATATATTCCACCACCTCCCTCAAAATGGATCTTTCTGGTTCTTTCTCCATCATATTGGGCCTACTTATCCCAATCCTCCAAGAGCCGTTCAGGCAACTCCTCAGACGAATACCAGGAGCCGCCGACAGGAAGATGGACCAGACCAACCTAAAACTGAGCAACAGAGTGGGCAAGATTGTCGCAAAGAGGGCTTGCGAGAAGGAAAGAGGGAGCAACGACTTCTTGTCATCCATATTAAATGCCAGGGAGTCGGACGGTGCATCGAGGGACCTCTTCACCTCTGAGTACATCAGTGCACTGACTTACGAGCACCTTCTTGCCGGGTCGGCAACCACTTCCTTCACGCTGTCATCGATTCTTTACTTGGTTTCCCAACATCCAGAAGTCGAGAAAAAGTTGCTTCAGGAAATTGATGCATTTGGGCCGTGTGATCTGATTCCTGCTGCGGAGGACCTTCAGCACAAATTCCCCTACCTTGATCAGGCAAAGATCCATCCAAACTAAAAGTAGTTTCTTTGCCATCTGGTTTAAGCTGAGTCAACTTATAGCATGGCGTAAGCTTGATAAATACCATCACTTGTCATACTGATATCTAGATGCCTGCAGTCGTAACTATTCGATGTGCATGAACAAGTATCAATcatgggaaaaaagaaaaaagatttatATTTAGTGGATTTAGAACTAGTCCAGATGGATCTTAATTGGATGCCAGAAACATAGCATGGACTGCTCGTCAAAGATCCGACTGACAGATAGGAATTTGTTCTTGCAGGTGATAAAAGAGGCAATGAGGTTTTTTACAGTGTCACCATTGGTTGCAAGGGAAGCATCTCAGGAAGTGAAAGTTGGCGGCTATGTTCTCCCAAAGGTATGTGCAATCCAAGGAAATCTACAAAATTTGCTTAAAATTGAAAGAAGACATTCAGAGAAGCTTTTGCAATGTCTTATTAACCTTCAATCTTAGTCAACAACTGTTATCCCATCTACTTGGGCTTGGTTCTATGGACCATGCTACATATAATCAATCAAGTTTGGAGTATGTTCCAAAACAACAATTTATATGTTATGGTGTCTGTGTAAACACTACAGGGTACATGGGTCTGGCTAGCACTGGGAGTCTTGGCCAAAGACCACAAGAACTTCCCGGAGCCCAATGTGTTCCGGCCGGAGAGGTTCGACCCTGCCTGCGATGAAGAAAAGCGACGACATCCCTACGCACACATTCCGTTC
This is a stretch of genomic DNA from Phoenix dactylifera cultivar Barhee BC4 chromosome 9, palm_55x_up_171113_PBpolish2nd_filt_p, whole genome shotgun sequence. It encodes these proteins:
- the LOC103709562 gene encoding cytochrome P450 711A1, translating into MEMEMEMSLGGGMESGAAYLFTLVALVVGFLVYFYAPYWGVRKVPGPPTTLLVGHLPLLAKHGPDVFSILAKTYGPIYRFHMGRQPLIIVADAELCKEVGIKKFKSFSNRSLPSPISGSPLHQKGLFFTRDSRWSAMKNTIISMYQPSHLASLIPTMQSYIESATRNLSKAVEAEEDITFSDLSLELATDVIGQAAFGVDFGLSKEGSPGKPNRDDEVSAFIKEHIYSTTSLKMDLSGSFSIILGLLIPILQEPFRQLLRRIPGAADRKMDQTNLKLSNRVGKIVAKRACEKERGSNDFLSSILNARESDGASRDLFTSEYISALTYEHLLAGSATTSFTLSSILYLVSQHPEVEKKLLQEIDAFGPCDLIPAAEDLQHKFPYLDQVIKEAMRFFTVSPLVAREASQEVKVGGYVLPKGTWVWLALGVLAKDHKNFPEPNVFRPERFDPACDEEKRRHPYAHIPFGIGPRACIGQKFSLQEIKLSVIHLYRNFVFRHSPQMESPLEFQYGIVLNFKHGVKLQVIKRSTL